Proteins from a single region of Primulina tabacum isolate GXHZ01 chromosome 5, ASM2559414v2, whole genome shotgun sequence:
- the LOC142546022 gene encoding uncharacterized protein LOC142546022 produces the protein MAASNGKVMYSSISNVERENRKFTFVDDFDDDSWSAAPEEPHMEALNKKVSYSLPFGSEDFMDDGYDSGDDRYNLVRHSGPPEVNLRNVLNGMFAILTGRNKDHSNLSSSSNVSFLGSSKNGETFLHSSVCIPSAPPLLEQKAFDYNAYKEILETEPPEWLPDSSTTVCMQCNSPFTALTRGRHHCRFCGGIFCRVCSKGRCLLPAKFRERNPQRVCDTCYDRLDPLQGVLINTISNAVQVAKHDVMDWTCSRGWINLPLGLSMEHEIFKSANTLRSFCQAARLNPEKSIPAAVLRGARGLAILTVAKAGVLLAYKFGTGLVVARRSDGSWSAPSAVLSVGLGWGAQVGGELVDFIIVLRDHEAVKTFCNRMHFSLGAGCSAAAGPIGRVIEADLRAGDKGSGMCYTYSCSKGAFVGVSLEGNIVATKMDTNLRFYGDPYLTTSDILLGTVDRPKAAEPLYASLSNLYSKLQC, from the exons ATGGCAGCATCGAATGGTAAAGTCATGTACTCTTCTATTTCAAATGTAGAAAGGGAAAATAGAAAGTTCACATTTGTAGATGACTTCGATGATGATTCCTGGTCTGCTGCGCCTGAAGAGCCACACATGGAGGCCTTGAATAAAAAAGTATCATATTCATTGCCATTTGGTTCtgaagattttatggatgatgGGTATGACTCGGGAGATGATAGATACAACCTTGTGCGTCACAGTGGCCCCCCTGAGGTGAACCTGAGGAATGTATTGAATGGGATGTTTGCTATCCTGACAGGGCGTAATAAAGATCATTCTAATCTCAGCAGCAGTTCAAATGTTTCGTTTCTTGGATCTTCAAAGAATGGAGAGACATTCTTGCACTCTTCAGTTTGCATACCAAGTGCTCCCCCACTTCTTGAACAGAAAGCATTTGATTATAATGCTTACAAAGAAATTTTAGAAACTGAACCACCCGAATGGCTTCCAGACAGTTCCACAACAGTTTGTATGCAGTGCAATTCTCCATTTACAGCTTTGACTAGAGGAAGACACCATTGTCGCTTTTGTGGAGGTATCTTTTGTAGAGTGTGCTCAAAAGGGAGGTGCTTATTACCAGCTAAGTTTAGGGAGAGGAATCCGCAGAGGGTGTGTGACACCTGCTATGATAGGCTTGATCCATTGCAGGGTGTTTTAATCAACACCATTAGCAACGCTGTACAGGTTGCAAAGCATGATGTAATGGATTGGACTTGTTCAAGAGGATGGATTAACCTTCCACTTGGTTTGTCCATGGAGCATGAAATATTTAAGTCGGCGAACACATTGAGGAGCTTTTGCCAG GCTGCAAGATTGAACCCTGAGAAGTCAATTCCTGCTGCTGTTTTAAGAGGAGCCAGAGGTTTAGCTATCCTAACAGTTGCAAAAGCTGGAGTGCTACTTGCGTACAAATTTGGAACAGGATTAGTTGTCGCTAGGAGGTCAGATGGGTCATGGTCTGCACCATCTGCTGTACTTTCTGTTGGTTTAGGATGGGGTGCCCAG GTTGGGGGCGAACTCGTGGATTTCATTATCGTGCTACGTGACCATGAAGCTGTGAAAACATTTTGTAATCGCATGCATTTTTCTCTTGGTGCTGGTTGTAGTGCTGCAGCCGGACCGATAGGGAGAGTTATAGAAGCAGATCTGCGAGCTGGAGACAAAGGTTCTGGCATGTGCTACACTTATAGTTGCAGTAAAG GTGCTTTTGTGGGTGTATCACTTGAAGGGAACATTGTTGCGACAAAAATGGATACAAATCTTCGTTTCTATGGTGATCCGTATCTCACCACTTCTGATATCCTACTTGGGACAGTGGACAGACCGAAGGCCGCTGAACCATTATACGCATCTCTTAGCAACCTTTACTCTAAGTTGCAATGCTAG
- the LOC142546024 gene encoding suppressor of mec-8 and unc-52 protein homolog 2-like, with product MSSKRNPKEKTVRRHPKEEKPEEPELPKYRDRAKERREEQNPDYEITELTSFHAVAPPGTVDLLSADAHKLSIEKSKYLGGDVEHTHLVKGLDYALLHKVRSEIDKKPDVGEEADGKSKGSKDDQPVAFRTASAKSVYQWIVKPQTTIKTNEMFLPGRMLFIFNMENGFSHDIPTTMHRSKADCPVPEDMVTVSVDGSVLDRIAKIMSYLRLGSSGKVLKKKKKDKDAKGKPLTASNGYEEDEKLSKSDLLKTQNGREILPPPPPPPRKNYIDPKDKQVPAAVRKEEEDIFVGDGVDYSIPGKDMSQSPISEDMEESPRNKERTSYVTEPAYGPVPPSELSHGWQQTNGYDALQAQALVGGYQGEWQDYQYAEQFVYPEQYLQQEIQAYEMQAGVDVQLEPQLMTQEEKDRGLGSVFKRDDQRLRQLREKDSREKDPNFISESYSECYPSYQEYNRAIVDSDDEDDLSKMDMGGRAKGRLHRWDFETEEEWAKYNEQKEAMPKAAFQFGVKMQDGRKTRKQNRDQKLNNDLHKINRILARKNSEKGERNDDGGTYDDAHPGKKLRI from the exons ATGTCCTCGAAGCGTAATCCCAAGGAAAAGACCGTTCGCCGCCACCC CAAAGAGGAGAAGCCAGAGGAACCGGAGCTTCCAAAGTACAGGGACAGAGCGAAGGAGCGGAGAGAGGAACAGAATCCCGATTATGAGATAACTGAATTGACGTCCTTTCATGCTGTTGCACCCCCAGGAACTGTTGATCTCTT GTCTGCTGATGCCCATAAGTTATCTATTGAGAAGAGCAAGTATCTCGGAG GTGATGTTGAACACACACATTTGGTGAAGGGGTTGGATTATGCTTTGCTTCATAAAGTGCGAAGTGAAATAGACAAGAAGCCTGATGTTGGAGAAGAGGCCGATGGGAAATCCAA AGGATCAAAAGATGATCAACCAGTAGCTTTCCGAACTGCATCAGCAAAG TCAGTTTATCAGTGGATAGTCAAGCCACAAACTACCATCAAGACCAATGAAATGTTCCTACCTGGACGAATGTTGTTCATATTTAACATG GAAAATGGGTTTTCCCATGATATTCCAACCACTATGCACCGCAGTAAAGCTGATTGTCCTGTTCCTGAG GACATGGTTACTGTCAGTGTTGATGGTTCGGTCTTAGATCGTATTGCCAAAATTATGTCATATCTTCGCCTAGGATCATCTGGAAAAGTTctcaaaaagaagaagaaagataAAGATGCGAAAG GGAAGCCATTGACTGCTTCTAATGGATACGAGGAAGATGAGaaattgtcaaaatctgatttGCTGAAGACTCAAAATGGAAGGGAAATTCTACCACCACCTCCCCCACCTCCTAGAAAGAACTATATTGATCCAAAAGATAAACAGGTCCCGGCTGCTGTTAGGAAAGAAGAAGAGGATATTTTTGTTGGGGATGGCGTAGATTACTCTATTCCTGGTAAGGATATGAGCCAAAGCCCAATTTCAGAGGACATGGAAGAATCTCCTCGAAATAAAGAGAGAACTTCCTATGTCACTGAACCGGCCTATGGTCCGGTTCCTCCCTCTGAACTATCTCATGGCTGGCAACAAACA AACGGATATGATGCATTGCAAGCTCAAGCATTGGTAGGTGGCTACCAAGGAGAGTGGCAGGACTACCAATATGCTGAACAATTTGTATACCCTGAGCAATATCTACAGCAAGAAATTCAGGCATATGAAATGCAGGCTGGAGTAGATGTTCAACTTGAACCACAGTTGATGACTCAGGAAGAGAAGGATAGAGGCTTAGGATCTGTGTTTAAGAGGGACGATCAGCGACTTCGACAACTAAGGGAGAAAGATTCCCGAGAGAAGGATCCAAATTTTATTTCCGAGAGTTACTCCGAGTGCTATCCCAGTTACCAAGAATATAACAGGGCAATTGTTGAcagtgatgatgaagatgaTTTATCCAAAATGGATATGGGAGGACGA GCGAAGGGACGACTCCACCGGTGGGACTTTGAGACAGAAGAAGAATGGGCTAAATATAATGAGCAGAAAGAAGCCATGCCTAAAGCTGCATTCCAGTTTGGTGTGAAGATGCAAGATGGGCGGAAGACCCGAAAACAGAATAGAGATCAGAAACTGAACAACGACCTGCACAAGATAAACCGAATTCTTGCCAGAAAGAACTCAGAGAAGGGAGAGAGAAATGATGATGGAGGGACTTACGACGACGCACATCCTGGAAAGAAGCTTAGAATATGA